The following proteins are co-located in the Colletotrichum lupini chromosome 4, complete sequence genome:
- a CDS encoding metalloprotease, with protein sequence MADNGRSKLIGRKAVLAALGILAVTSNSSHVFRPAPHEGQVDQQINLSLSVEAGARPYHDEHIVPLSLIASCKERSSAGPQDKTEKVADIEPRGFHGCFFGNPDSTSAATESWYQPDEEGLSLGFLLGHRSKPIQLAATLTTPIQVACSLPGPRLTLVNMHFNLALVAALAASVSAAVTPAVRFGCATEEPSAEHIEISKKLAEEEAANNGTVSLAALATITVPTYFHIVASSQTVANGYITDKMVTDQLAVMNSNFAPHGIQFNLVETTRTINSAWAGYSSQTAMKTALRKGDYGSLNLYFLKSVGGAFGICTFPTTASPGSSAFIADGCTILSSTVPGGSETNFNLGKTATHEIGHWFGLYHTFQGGCNGGDSVADTPAQASSSSGCPVGRDSCPSIAGLDPIHNYMDYSYDSCYEEFTAGQQTRMLSFWNNYRA encoded by the exons ATGGCCGATAATGGAAGAAGCAAGCTCA TTGGACGAAAGGCCGTCTTGGCAGCGCTTGGCATACTAGCAGTAACAAGCA ACTCATCCCACGTCTTCCGCCCGGCCCCTCATGAAGGCCAGGTTGATCAACAGATCAATTTAAGCTTATCGGTCGAAGCCGGCGCCCGACCGTATCACGACGAGCATATTGTCCCCCTCAGCCTGATCGCTTCATGCAAGGAGAGAAGCTCTGCCGGGCCACAGGACAA AACGGAGAAGGTAGCAGATATCGAACCCCGCGGTTTCCACGGGTGCTTTTTTGGAAACCCCGACTCAACCTCAGCTGCAACTGAGTCTTGGTATCAGCCAGATGAGGAAGGC TTGTCATTGGGCTTCCTGTTAGGGCATCGTTCCAAGCCGATTCAGCTCGCTGCAAC TCTCACAACTCCTATCCAAGTCGCCTGTTCGCTCCCCGGTCCCCGGCTCACTCTTGTCAATATGCACTTCAACCTCGCTCTCGTCGCGGCTCTTGCCGCCTCCGTTTCTGCCGCGGTCACCCCCGCCGTTAGATTCGGCTGTGCCACCGAGGAGCCGTCCGCCGAGCACATCGAGATCTCCAAGAAGCTTGCTGAGGAGGAGGCCGCCAATAACGGTACTGTCAGCCTGGCTGCTCTGGCCACCATCACCGTTCCTACCTACTTCCACATCGTGGCTTCCTCCCAGACTGTGGCCAATGGATACATCACC GACAAGATGGTCACCGACCAGTTGGCCGTGATGAACTCCAACTTCGCCCCCCACGGCATCCAGTTCAACCTGGTCGAGACTACTCGTACCATTAACTCCGCCTGGGCCGGCTACAGCAGCCAGACCGCCATGAAGACTGCACTCCGCAAGGGTGACTACGGCAGTCTCAACCTGTACTTCCTCAAGAGCGTCGGAGGTGCTTTCGGAATCTGCACGTTCCCCACCACCGCCTCCCCCGGCTCCTCCGCTTTCATCGCCGACGGCTGCACCATCCTGTCGTCCACCGTTCCCGGCGGAAGCGAGACCAACTTCAACCTCGGAAAGACTGCCACCCACGAGATTGGTCACTGGTTCGGTCTGTACCACACCTTCCAGGGCGGTTGCAACGGTGGAGACTCCGTTGCCGATACCCCTGCCCAGgctagctcttcttccggATGCCCTGTCGGCCGTGACTCTTGCCCCAGCATCGCCGGCCTCGATCCCATCCACAACTACATGGACTACTCCTACGA CTCTTGCTACGAGGAGTTCACCGCTGGCCAGCAGACCCGCATGCTGAGCTTCTGGAACAACTACCGCGCCTAA